The proteins below come from a single Chitinophaga pinensis DSM 2588 genomic window:
- a CDS encoding tetratricopeptide repeat protein → MSLPRTLALLSLSLLACRDTKTDVPINCESFKLLMSTANNEKEKFAVRLSAIRRAYAFAKQQGDVSGQLESLRTRGVVYLKMDSTDEALSTYRQVVTLAANAGDEENQGMGLNNIGSIMIERSAYDSAIIYFEQAGKLFRHIGDTLRVVQGNVNTGIAYKNIGAYEKAFSISMDAAGMMEKMKTSADLATAYNTLGNTMKDLHRPGESLQYHNRAMTIRRGLNDSTGIGSSLNNIGNVYKETGEYARALQYYLQALEIKRKAGSKRSVVTTIDNIVEAYIGMEQYTMAEQYEQEALGMRDENKDKDGWMTSANRLIRIYVARQETAKAKELALYVAKIADASIYVNQRLKNTLLLKEIYLQEKDYANALIQSGIALGLKDSLFNTDMSTAIASMDARFRVEEKEQQLELAGKNAIIQQQQIGMQHRFLLLLGTIILLLLVVSYLLFLSGKLRKKARERTELLMKELNHRVKNNLQIISDIMNLQTATVDSPKERALIEAGKSRVQSISIVHNLLYRQAYTGNINMQAFISEIVKNVELAFHGHGRQASVISGVDDILLDEDLAIPLGLITNELLTNIYKYSQPAVAGHLSIRVQMRQEGEGYLLLISDDGLAWDVQAARMQSSGLGLLLVDMLVKQLKASWLSCRENEITIHRIRFSNV, encoded by the coding sequence ATGTCTTTACCCCGGACCCTCGCCTTGTTATCACTTTCATTATTAGCCTGCCGTGATACTAAAACAGACGTTCCGATCAATTGTGAGTCTTTTAAACTGTTAATGTCAACAGCAAACAACGAAAAGGAAAAGTTCGCTGTACGGCTTTCTGCGATCCGGCGGGCATATGCATTTGCGAAACAACAAGGGGATGTTTCCGGACAGCTTGAAAGTCTGCGTACAAGAGGCGTCGTATATCTGAAAATGGATAGTACAGATGAAGCGTTGTCTACCTATCGGCAGGTGGTTACATTGGCGGCAAATGCGGGTGATGAGGAGAATCAGGGTATGGGGCTTAATAACATAGGCTCTATTATGATTGAGAGGTCGGCGTACGACAGTGCGATTATTTATTTTGAGCAGGCAGGTAAACTATTCAGACATATCGGCGATACTTTGCGTGTCGTTCAGGGTAATGTCAATACGGGAATCGCTTATAAGAATATTGGCGCTTATGAGAAGGCATTCAGTATTTCCATGGATGCAGCCGGTATGATGGAGAAGATGAAAACCTCAGCAGACCTGGCCACTGCATATAATACGCTTGGGAATACCATGAAGGATCTGCACCGGCCCGGTGAGTCATTACAGTACCACAACAGGGCAATGACGATCCGGCGAGGGCTGAATGACAGTACGGGTATCGGGAGTTCATTGAACAATATAGGGAACGTGTATAAGGAGACAGGAGAATATGCACGTGCATTGCAATATTATCTGCAGGCTTTGGAAATAAAGAGGAAAGCGGGTTCGAAGCGATCGGTGGTCACTACTATTGATAATATCGTGGAAGCTTATATTGGCATGGAACAATACACCATGGCCGAACAATATGAGCAGGAAGCATTAGGTATGCGGGATGAAAACAAGGACAAAGACGGCTGGATGACATCTGCGAACCGTCTTATCCGCATTTATGTGGCTCGTCAGGAAACCGCCAAAGCAAAGGAACTGGCGTTGTATGTGGCAAAAATTGCGGATGCATCTATCTATGTGAACCAACGACTGAAAAATACCTTGCTGCTGAAAGAAATCTATTTGCAGGAGAAAGATTATGCTAATGCTTTAATACAGTCAGGGATAGCATTGGGTTTAAAAGATAGCCTGTTCAATACTGATATGTCTACGGCCATAGCATCCATGGATGCGCGTTTCAGGGTAGAAGAAAAAGAGCAGCAATTGGAACTGGCAGGGAAGAATGCTATTATTCAGCAACAGCAGATCGGTATGCAGCACAGATTCCTGTTATTACTGGGGACCATTATCTTATTACTGCTGGTGGTCTCATACCTTTTATTTCTTTCCGGCAAACTCAGAAAAAAAGCCCGTGAACGCACAGAGTTGCTGATGAAAGAACTCAACCACCGTGTGAAGAATAATCTACAGATCATTTCAGATATTATGAATCTGCAGACTGCTACAGTAGATTCTCCTAAGGAGCGCGCGCTGATTGAAGCGGGTAAAAGTCGTGTACAGTCTATCAGTATTGTTCATAATCTGCTATACCGGCAGGCTTATACCGGTAATATCAATATGCAAGCTTTTATTAGTGAGATAGTAAAGAATGTGGAGCTGGCGTTTCATGGCCACGGGCGGCAGGCATCTGTTATATCAGGTGTGGATGACATCCTGTTAGATGAAGATCTGGCGATTCCCTTAGGGCTTATTACGAATGAATTGCTGACGAATATCTACAAATACAGTCAACCTGCTGTTGCCGGTCATTTATCTATCCGTGTGCAAATGCGACAAGAAGGGGAGGGCTACCTTCTGCTTATCAGTGATGACGGGTTGGCCTGGGATGTGCAGGCTGCCAGGATGCAAAGCAGCGGACTTGGTTTGTTATTAGTAGATATGCTGGTGAAGCAACTTAAAGCGTCCTGGCTGTCTTGTCGTGAAAATGAGATCACTATTCATCGCATTCGTTTTAGCAATGTTTAA
- a CDS encoding branched-chain amino acid ABC transporter permease → MLIQLLNGLFWGSLIALIALGLCMIYGQLGIINLAHGECYMLGAVIAFYVISITGSFWLSLIIAPALVTILGLLIERFVLRKIERDISATLIATYAVSLCLQYIVLYFFGGAPQRIADPIGIIFNLGGTGYPAYRIFIIIMACILFAGFTYFLNYTRYGLWVKGAGQDPYLAKVSGVPIKSIYLITFGLSSGFAALAGVLAAPITAVEFRMGTDIIVLAFMAVIIGGFGSLQGTFIASVIIGIIECELTSIMEAAYAKVLLLLLTCLFIFFRPEGLFVVPKSARRL, encoded by the coding sequence ATGCTGATCCAGTTGCTCAACGGTCTTTTCTGGGGTTCGCTGATTGCATTGATAGCCCTTGGTCTTTGCATGATATATGGACAACTGGGAATTATCAACCTCGCCCATGGCGAATGTTATATGCTCGGAGCAGTCATCGCATTTTATGTTATCAGTATCACAGGGTCCTTTTGGTTGTCATTAATTATCGCGCCGGCACTGGTGACGATCCTGGGCTTACTGATAGAGAGATTTGTGCTGCGAAAGATAGAACGGGACATCTCTGCAACCCTCATTGCTACCTACGCGGTTTCTCTTTGTCTGCAATATATCGTATTATATTTCTTTGGAGGAGCCCCACAACGGATCGCAGATCCCATCGGCATTATATTCAATCTGGGCGGTACAGGGTATCCGGCTTACAGGATATTCATTATTATCATGGCTTGTATCCTGTTTGCAGGGTTTACCTACTTTCTTAACTATACCAGGTATGGATTATGGGTGAAAGGCGCAGGACAGGACCCATACCTGGCGAAGGTATCAGGCGTTCCTATAAAAAGTATTTATTTAATCACGTTTGGTTTAAGTAGCGGCTTTGCCGCATTAGCCGGCGTACTGGCTGCTCCGATCACCGCCGTTGAATTCAGAATGGGGACAGATATCATTGTGCTTGCCTTCATGGCAGTCATCATCGGAGGCTTTGGAAGTCTGCAGGGCACATTTATAGCCTCCGTCATCATCGGCATTATTGAATGTGAACTGACCTCCATTATGGAAGCTGCATATGCAAAAGTGCTGCTCCTGCTACTAACCTGCCTGTTTATCTTTTTCAGACCTGAAGGCCTCTTCGTAGTTCCCAAATCAGCAAGACGATTATAA